The following proteins are co-located in the Dromiciops gliroides isolate mDroGli1 chromosome 2, mDroGli1.pri, whole genome shotgun sequence genome:
- the LOC122738525 gene encoding olfactory receptor 4F15-like, with translation MDGANNSVVSEFVLLGLSASWEMKILLFFFFFSFYVGIMLGNFFIVFTVIFDSHLHSPMYFLLANLSLIDLGLSSTTVPRMITDIFSEHKVISFPGCMIQIFFIHVMGGTEMVLLIAMAYDRYTAICKPLHYLTIMNHKTCICFVVTAWVIGVIHAVSQFVFVVNLPFCGPNKVDSFYCDIPKVAVLACTDTSWLEYVVTANSGLISMGTFFLLIISYIFILVTVRHHSSAGLSKAFSTLSAHIAVVFLFFVPCFFVYVWQVPTLSLDKFLLILVFLVTPLLNPAIYTLRNKDMKLAMKRLTKKIVRSREIR, from the coding sequence ATGGATGGAGCAAACAATTCCGTggtatctgagtttgtgttgctAGGACTGTCTGCTTCTTGGGAGATGAagattctcctctttttctttttcttttcgtTTTATGTGGGAATCATGCTGGGAAACTTCTTCATTGTGTTCACTGTGATTTTTGATTCTCATCTGCACTCCCCTATGTACTTTCTGTTAGCCAATCTCTCCCTCATTGACCTTGGTCTATCCTCTACTACAGTTCCAAGGATGATCACTGACATTTTTAGTGAACACAAAGTCATCTCCTTCCCAGGTTGCATGATACAGATTTTCTTTATTCATGTCATGGGAGGAACCGAGATGGTCCTGCTCATAGCCATGGCCTATGACAGATACACGGCCATCTGTAAGCCTCTTCACTACTTGACTATTATGAACCACAAAACATGCATTTGTTTTGTAGTGACTGCCTGGGTGATTGGGGTGATCCATGCTGTGtctcaatttgtttttgttgtgaatTTGCCCTTCTGTGGCCCTAATAAGGTTGACAGCTTTTATTGTGACATCCCTAAAGTTGCAGTACTTGCCTGCACAGATACATCCTGGTTGGAGTATGTGGTCACAGCTAACAGTGGGCTTATCTCCATGGGCACTTTCTTTCTCTTAATCATCTCCTATATTTTCATCCTTGTCACTGTGAGGCATCACTCTTCTGCTGGTTTGTCCAAGGCTTTCTCCACACTCTCAGCTCATATTGCTGTggtattcttgttttttgttcccTGCTTCTTTGTCTATGTGTGGCAAGTTCCCACTCTGTCACTGGATAAATTTTTGCTTATTCTAGTCTTTCTTGTCACTCCACTCTTGAATCCTGCCATATATACATTGAGGAATAAGGATATGAAGTTGGCTATGAAAAGATTGACGAAGAAGATTGTGAGATCTAGGGAAATCAGATGA